CCAGGGTATAAGCTCGTGTGGGTGAGGCTGCCATAACAACAAATTTTTGAATTTTTACCAGCGCATGTGCGCAAATGCCTTGTTTGCCTGGGCCATGCGATGCACGTCATCGCGTTTCTTGATCGCATTACCCTGCCCTGCGGCGGCTTCCTTGATTTCAGTTGCGAGAGCTTTCGCCATCGGCTGGCCTTTGCGGCCCGCGGCGTTGCCGACAATCCAGCGCAGCGCAAGAGCGAGCTGGCGTTCGGGCGTCACTTCCATCGGCACCTGATATGTGGCGCCGCCAACGCGACGCGACTTCACTTCGAGGCGGGGTTTCACGTTTTCGACGGCCTTGGTCAGGATTTCAAGGGGATTGCCTTCCTTGTTTTCCAGGTTGGCGTTGTCGATGGCCTTATAAACAATCCGCTGCGCGGTGGACTTTTTACCGCATTTCATGACGGTGCTGATCAAAGTCCCGACGACCGGGTTTTCATAAACCGGATCCGGGAGACCCACCCTCTTAACTGCTCTGCGACGACGTGCCATAAATTTTTGGGTTAAAGTTTGTTAAAAGATTACTTTTTGGCGGCAGCCGCGGCGCCTTCGGCGCTCTTCTTCGGCTTTTTCACGCCGTATTTGCTGCGGGAAACGTTGCGGTTGAGTTTGTTCGTGTTGCTGGGTCCGACCGCGCCGAGGCAGTCGAGGGAACCGCGTACTATATGATAACGGACACCGGGAAGATCCTTCACGCGTCCGCCGCGGACCAGGACAATCGAGTGTTCCTGCAGGTTATGGCCTTCGCCGCCGATATAGGCGATGACTTCAAAGCCGTTGGTCAGGCGCACCTTGGCGACTTTACGCAAAGCGGAGTTCGGCTTCTTGGGCGTGCGGGTCATGACCTGCATGCAAACGCCGCGGCGCGCCGGGCTGTTTTGAAGCGCAGGGGCCTTCGTCTTGCGTTTGACCGCTTTCCGTCCGTTTCTCACGAGCTGGTTGATCGTCGGCATCGTTACCGTTTCCTTTATTCAGTTCCTGTTTCCGTTTCCTAAACCTTAAAAAAACAAAGCACGCGCGGCAAAAGCCATGCGTGCTTTAAGTTCTTACGCGCATGGAGGACGACCCGGGGCCGTCACACGCTTTTACCTGCTCCTGCCTTGGTAATCCCTTTCCAATGAAAGGGAATGAAAGTTCTACGGATTTCGCACGGGGATGCAAGAGGAATTTTAAAAAAAAGCTTAAAAACCGGCACGATTGGCATCTATCCCCCTGATAAGTGGGAAGACAAGGGGGTTTCTGTTGCCCGCGAACCACGCGAAAAAACGCGAAATGGGGAGGCATTTAACGCAAAGAGTCCGCCAAAGTCCGCCGCGGCGGACGAAGTGGCAATCCATCCAAAACCGAAAATCTCCGCCCCAATTCCACTGGATTTCCCCTTACACAGGGCCATACTTCCCACATGAGCGGGATTAATTTCGTCGTGAACGAGCGCGGTCAGAAGACTGCGGTAGTCATTGATTTGAAAAAACATGCGGGCGTTTGGGAGGATATTTACGACACCCTTCTTGCTCGCTCCCGCAGGCATGAACCGAGGGAAACCTTGGAATCCGTCAAACGCCGCTTGAGGCAGACGACGCATGCTTGAGTATCAGATAACTTTTGCACGTTCCGCCCGCAAAGAATTGGAAAAATTGCCCCCTCACATTGCGGAACGAATTCTCGGCAAAATAGAGGATTTATCGGCAACTCCAAGACCCGGCGGCTCTCTCAAACTCAAGGGAGGCCGGAATTTATGGAGAATCCGAATTGGAGATTACCGGGTGATTTATGAAATTGATGATGGGAAAGGAATCATTGATATTTCCATCATCCGCCATCGCCGCGAAGTCTATCGGGATTTATAAAAACTGGCCGCACCAGAACACTGGACTGATGAATTCTGCTGAAGAATCTATCTTGACAGCGCCGGACAAGTCAGCCGCAACGAAGCCCGGGAACTGGTTGATTTTACCCGCAATCTGCAAACCAGATTAATGAGTTGGCTCAAACAAAATCATCCGCACCTTTGCTGAACGCAAACAGCGGCTTTGTCCCCACCTCCGTGCCTGTGACTCCGTGAGAAAAAAAATGTATTTGAATCATCCTGTTAAATCCAGATCCAGCTGAATTCCGGCGACAGCCGGGTGCATCTGAAGTATATTCACTTTAACTAAAACGGATTCAATTATGGAAATCAAACGAAGCGGCTCACAGCCATCCAATAAAGGCCCGGCCGACTGGTTTACCGGCACGGTCCGGATCGACCCCCTGTTTCAGACAAGCGCACCGTCACGCGCGGCTGGCGCCAGTGTCACGTTTGAGCCCGGCGCCCGAACCGCATGGCACACCCACCCGCTGGGCCAGACCCTGATTGTCACCGCCGGTTGCGGGCGTGTACAATGCGAGGGCGGGCCGATTGAAGAGATCCGGCCCGGCGACGTCGTTTGGTTTCCGCCGGGAGAGAAGCATTGGCACGGCGCGTCGCCAACCACGGCCCTGACCCACATCGCGATTCAAGAGGCGCTCGATGGGAAGGTCGTCGATTGGATGGAAAAAGTCAGTGACGAACAATATTGCAATCAGAGTCTTAAGTCTTAAGTTTCAAGTTTTAAGTCGGAGAAAATTCAGAAGTTTGAATTAAGAATTATGAAACGTGATTTTCGGAATTCTACATTCTGAATTCATCATTTCCCTCCGTCTTCCTTGGCGTCCATGGCGGGCTTGGCGCGAAACCCTTTCTGTTTTATCTGTGTAAATCTGTGTCCATCCGTGGTCCTGTTTAAGTTTCAGGCTTCCTTTTCCTCTGCGTTCTTCGCGATCTTTGCGCGAGGCCACTCTTACTTTGCCGGGGGCTTGGTCTGCGAAACCGGGTCGAGCAGCCGCTTGAGCGTCACCGCATCCAGACCGGATTCCGCCGCCGCCACTTCCCGGATGCTGCGCCCTTCGAGATACGCCTTCTTCGCCAGGGCCGCCGCCTTTTCATAACCAATCACAGGCGCCAGAACCGTCACCATTGCCAGGCTTTGCTCAATCATGCTTTCACAATGTTCCCGGTCCGCCGCCAGCCCCGCCACACAACGACGCGCAAAAACCCGGCTGCCCTGCGCCAGCAATTCGATCGATTGCAGCAGGTTGTGCCCGATGAGCGGCATCATCACGTTCAACTCAAAATTGCCATAAAGCCCGCCCAGCGTGATCGACGCATCGTTCCCGATCACCTGCGCGCAAACCATCAGGAGCATTTCGCTCATGACCGGGTTCACCTTTCCCGGCATGATGGACGAACCCGGTTGCGTGGCGGGCAACTTCAACTCGCCCAGGCCGCAGCGCGGGCCCGAGCCCAAAAAACGAATGTCGTTTGCTATCTTGATCAAACTGACCGCAATGGTTTTGAGAGCCCCGCTGGCTTCCACACAGGCGTCTTTCCCGGCCTGCGCCTCAAAATGATTTTTTGCTTCGCGCAGGGGCAACCCTGTCGCTCGAACCAACGCCTCTATCGTAAGCCGGGCAAAGTCCGGATGGGCATTGATTCCCGTGCCGACCGCCGTGCCACCCAGCGCAAGCTCGCCCAAATGTTCATCCAACGATTCCAGGCGCCTGATTCCGTGCTCCACCTGGCTTGCGTAGCCGCCAAATTCCTGGCCCAGAGACATCGGCGTGGCATCCTGCAAATGGGTCCGTCCGATTTTGATGACATTCTGAAATTCCTGTTCCTTTGCCGCCAGCGCCGCATGCAATTCCTTCAGCGCCGGAATCAAACCTTCGTGCAAGGCCTCCAGCGCGGCCAGATGGATCGCCGTGGGAATAACATCATTGCTGGACTGGCAACAGTTGACATGGTCGTTCGGATGCACCGACTGGTCCCCGCGTCGTCCGCCCCTGAGCTCAATCGCGCGGTTGGCGATGACTTCATTGGCATTCATATTGGTCGAGGTGCCGGAACCGGTCTGGAAAACATCCACGACAAACTGGCTGTCCCAACGTCCATCGGCCACTTCCTGTGCCGCTTCCTGGATCGACCGCGCGCGTTTGGAATCCAGCAACCCAAGCGACTCGTTCGTTTTGGCCGCGTGCTGCTTGATCAATCCCAGAGCCCGGATGAAACGGCGGGGAAAGTGAAAATTGCTGATCGGAAAATTTTCCAATGCGCGGGCGGTTTGCGCGGCATAATAAGCGTCCGCCGGGACCTGCATCGGCCCCATCGAATCGCTCTCCGTCCGGGTTGTACTCACGGATTAAATTTTGACACCTTCAAATGACAGGGAAATCTGGACCTCGTCGCCGACCGGGCCTACCATCTTGGTCATCCCAAAGTCGCTGCGCTTGAGCGTGAAGGCTGTGTCACCCCCGCGCCGGGTTTCGCCCTTCATGCCGGGAACCGCAGGCGAACCGTTGAAGGTGAAAGTCAACGGCTTCGTGACGCCATGCAGCGTAAAATTGCCGGTCACTTCGTACACATTATCGCCTTTCAACGCCACATGCGTGCTTTCGAATGACAAGGTTGGATATTTTGCCACGTCGAAAAAGTCCGGGCTGCAGAGGTGCTTGTTTCGCATGTCATTGGCCGTATCGACGCTGGCGGCCTGCGCCACCACCTTGACCGACGATTTATCGGGGTTCTCCGCGTCCACGGTGACAGTGCCTTCAAACTGTTTGAAGGAGCCATTCACCCAACTGATGCCCAAATGGCGGATCTTGAAAGCCAGATTCGAGTGGACTGGGTCTATTTTATAGGTCTCAGGAGCCGCCTGGAGCGATGAAATTTGAACCGCAACAAGGGCCGCTGCCAACAGGGAAATCCATCTGATTTTCATAGGGGTTAGCATAGCTGGATCCGCCCCAAATGCAACCAACTGAATAATTCTGGCATTCCCGCCGCTTTCGCATATTTTCCTTCAACGCCATTTTTCATCTATGATCGACTCCATTACAGGTTTTTTCGCCAAAGGCGGCCCCTTCATGATCCCGCTGGGCATCTGCTCCATCACTTCGGTCACCTTCATGCTGGAGCGCGGCTTCGCCCTGCGCCGCAGCGAGGTCATCCCGGAAACCCTCTACAACACCGTATTCAATTTTAAAATCGGCCAGCCGACCTCCGACTTGGAACGCATGGCGTCGCCCGGACGCAGCACCCTCGCGCGCCTGGTGCGCGTCTGCCTGGAACATCTCCCCTGGAGCAAGGCCGAAAACGTCGAGGCCGTCCAAACCCGGGCCCGGCGGGAAATCTCCCATCTGGAACGCGGGCTGGTGATCCTGGAAATCATCGTCGGCATTTCGCCATTGCTCGGCCTGCTGGGGACCATCTCGGGCCTGATCACGATTTTCGGAAATGTGGGCGGCACGAGCATCGCCGAGCAGGGGATGATCCTGGCCAAGGGCATTTCGGAGGCGTTGAACACCACCGTCGTCGGCCTGGTGGTGGCCATTCCCTCGTTGATCGCCTACAGCTATTACTCCAAAAAGGTCGAGACCCTCGCCGTGGAAATGGAAAGCATCTGCATGGATTTGCTGACGAAGCTTTACCTACAACCGCCCGAATAGAACCATGCGCTTTTACACCAAGCATCGCCGCACGCCGATCATCAACATCGTGTCGCTGGTTGATATTCTCTGCATCCTGCTGATTTTTTTCATTGTCACCACGACCTTCAGGAAGGACGAGCCGCGAGTTGAAATCAAGGTGCCGGAATCCTCAAGCGCCACCAAGGACCCCCATCCGCAGGAGCCCGTCATCATCTATGCCAGCAAGGACCTCAAAGTGTACGTCGGTTCCGCTGAAGTGCCGATGGCCAGGCTGCCCCTCGTCCTCAGGGCCAGGAAAGCCGAGGCCGAAACAACCATCTTCGCCCTCAAGGCCGACACGGACATTCCGCTGGGATTTTTTGTCAAGGTGCTGGACGCCTCCAAGGAGGCCGGCCTGACCAACCTGCAAATGTTCACCGAACCGCCCAAAACCTCAAATCCGTAAAATCAGTTTATGGTTCTTCCCATCATCCGTTACGGCAACCCGGTGCTGCGGCGCAAAGGCGCCCTCATTGAAAAAATCACACCCGAAATCCGGCAGTTGGCGCAGGATATGATCGACACCATGCACGAAGCCGAGGGCGTGGGCCTTGCCGCCCAACAGGCGGGCCATGCGCTGCAACTGGCGGTCATTCATATTCCGTCCAACATCGAACGCCCCTCTAAGATGTGGATCGGCGGAAAGGAAGTCGATCTGCAGCTCTACATGCCGCTGGTTCTAATCAATCCGAAGCTTGCCCTTACCAAAAAGAAGGAAATCGGATCGGAAGGCTGCCTGAGTTTCCCGGG
This genomic window from Candidatus Methylacidiphilales bacterium contains:
- the rpsG gene encoding 30S ribosomal protein S7; translation: MARRRRAVKRVGLPDPVYENPVVGTLISTVMKCGKKSTAQRIVYKAIDNANLENKEGNPLEILTKAVENVKPRLEVKSRRVGGATYQVPMEVTPERQLALALRWIVGNAAGRKGQPMAKALATEIKEAAAGQGNAIKKRDDVHRMAQANKAFAHMRW
- the rpsL gene encoding 30S ribosomal protein S12 yields the protein MPTINQLVRNGRKAVKRKTKAPALQNSPARRGVCMQVMTRTPKKPNSALRKVAKVRLTNGFEVIAYIGGEGHNLQEHSIVLVRGGRVKDLPGVRYHIVRGSLDCLGAVGPSNTNKLNRNVSRSKYGVKKPKKSAEGAAAAAKK
- a CDS encoding type II toxin-antitoxin system RelE/ParE family toxin, which produces MLEYQITFARSARKELEKLPPHIAERILGKIEDLSATPRPGGSLKLKGGRNLWRIRIGDYRVIYEIDDGKGIIDISIIRHRREVYRDL
- a CDS encoding cupin domain-containing protein, translating into MEIKRSGSQPSNKGPADWFTGTVRIDPLFQTSAPSRAAGASVTFEPGARTAWHTHPLGQTLIVTAGCGRVQCEGGPIEEIRPGDVVWFPPGEKHWHGASPTTALTHIAIQEALDGKVVDWMEKVSDEQYCNQSLKS
- a CDS encoding class II fumarate hydratase; translated protein: MSTTRTESDSMGPMQVPADAYYAAQTARALENFPISNFHFPRRFIRALGLIKQHAAKTNESLGLLDSKRARSIQEAAQEVADGRWDSQFVVDVFQTGSGTSTNMNANEVIANRAIELRGGRRGDQSVHPNDHVNCCQSSNDVIPTAIHLAALEALHEGLIPALKELHAALAAKEQEFQNVIKIGRTHLQDATPMSLGQEFGGYASQVEHGIRRLESLDEHLGELALGGTAVGTGINAHPDFARLTIEALVRATGLPLREAKNHFEAQAGKDACVEASGALKTIAVSLIKIANDIRFLGSGPRCGLGELKLPATQPGSSIMPGKVNPVMSEMLLMVCAQVIGNDASITLGGLYGNFELNVMMPLIGHNLLQSIELLAQGSRVFARRCVAGLAADREHCESMIEQSLAMVTVLAPVIGYEKAAALAKKAYLEGRSIREVAAAESGLDAVTLKRLLDPVSQTKPPAK
- a CDS encoding YceI family protein gives rise to the protein MKIRWISLLAAALVAVQISSLQAAPETYKIDPVHSNLAFKIRHLGISWVNGSFKQFEGTVTVDAENPDKSSVKVVAQAASVDTANDMRNKHLCSPDFFDVAKYPTLSFESTHVALKGDNVYEVTGNFTLHGVTKPLTFTFNGSPAVPGMKGETRRGGDTAFTLKRSDFGMTKMVGPVGDEVQISLSFEGVKI
- a CDS encoding MotA/TolQ/ExbB proton channel family protein, translating into MIDSITGFFAKGGPFMIPLGICSITSVTFMLERGFALRRSEVIPETLYNTVFNFKIGQPTSDLERMASPGRSTLARLVRVCLEHLPWSKAENVEAVQTRARREISHLERGLVILEIIVGISPLLGLLGTISGLITIFGNVGGTSIAEQGMILAKGISEALNTTVVGLVVAIPSLIAYSYYSKKVETLAVEMESICMDLLTKLYLQPPE
- a CDS encoding biopolymer transporter ExbD: MRFYTKHRRTPIINIVSLVDILCILLIFFIVTTTFRKDEPRVEIKVPESSSATKDPHPQEPVIIYASKDLKVYVGSAEVPMARLPLVLRARKAEAETTIFALKADTDIPLGFFVKVLDASKEAGLTNLQMFTEPPKTSNP
- the def gene encoding peptide deformylase, whose translation is MVLPIIRYGNPVLRRKGALIEKITPEIRQLAQDMIDTMHEAEGVGLAAQQAGHALQLAVIHIPSNIERPSKMWIGGKEVDLQLYMPLVLINPKLALTKKKEIGSEGCLSFPGITAEISRGYRVKVQSLNLEGKPFAFEAAGLLGRAVQHEADHLNGVLFIDRMTPEDREALKDEIESIRIPSK